The Strix aluco isolate bStrAlu1 chromosome Z, bStrAlu1.hap1, whole genome shotgun sequence genome contains a region encoding:
- the CREB3 gene encoding cyclic AMP-responsive element-binding protein 3 isoform X1, protein MSYLEELSALVDEDLLDFILKDGTPFPEIPGEENNLLEGCGLLDPELLDKDTDDMINSMLRELKDEPSTLQDCLPIDSDSSISEDQHLSQSSSSNFAINHNVQVDHSYSCHLDWPMLESMRSDMAEDGSVDLGTWMCLEDPSRTLGQSSSFPTAVAGDAEHQLVPGATMQFEFPELFLTEEERQFLENEGLSLPACLSLGKAEDQLLKDMCQKIQNKQPAQSGRRRKKSNMNGLENRMAAQNHELEKKVQLLQEQNRLLLRQLQKLQALVRQSANRTTTVKTMVIILSLYLLLSHNISALESTEQQLDPSVLPQQNHEFPNQVVAVVQEDAVMKEVTPVPEDPSMSGIFSQLWEVLQSQSNTDPASFFNSISSSDLPAAAGSELGTPQPQEQCPETYILQVPVEWTAKEREEVEHAVPVVIEQQHADEMNTTTSCFLG, encoded by the exons ATGTCGTACCTAGAAGAACTGTCTGCCCTGGTAGATGAGGACCTTCTTGACTTCATCCTGAAGGATGGTACTCCCTTCCCTGAAATCCCAGGGGAGGAGAACAATCTGCTGGAAGGCTGTGGCCTGCTAGACCCTGAG CTCCTGGACAAGGACACTGATGATATGATCAACTCCATGCTGAGAGAGTTAAAAGATGAACCAAGCACGCTGCAGGATTGTTTGCCTATTGACAGTGACAGCAGCATTTCTGAGGATCAGCATCTGTCCCAAAGCTCTAGCAGCAACTTTGCCATCAACCACAACGTGCAGGTTGATCACAGTTATTCCTGCCATCTGGATTGGCCTATGCTGGAAAGCATGAGGTCTGACATGGCAGAAGATGGTTCCGTTGACCTCG GGACATGGATGTGTTTGGAAGATCCAAGCAGGACACTGGGACAGAGCTCCAGTTTCCCCACTGCTGTTGCTGGGGATGCCGAACACCAGCTTGTGCCTGGAGCCACTATGCAG TTTGAGTTCCCAGAGCTGTTcctgacagaggaggagagacagtTCCTGGAGAATGAAGGTCTTTCATTACCAGCCTGTCTGTCACTGGGCAAA GCTGAAGACCAGCTTCTGAAGGACATGTGTCAGAAGATCCAGAACAAGCAGCCAGCCCAGAGTGGTCGTCGCAGGAAGAAGAGCAACATGAATGGCTTGGAAAACAG GATGGCAGCTCAAAACCACGAGCTGGAGAAGAaggtgcagctgctgcaggagcaaaACAG GTTACTGCTCAGGCAGTTGCAGAAACTGCAGGCCTTGGTGAGACAGTCTGCCAACAGAACTACCACAGTGAAAACCATG gttATAATTCTATCCCTCTACCTGCTTCTCTCCCACAACATCTCTGCGTTGGAGAGCACTGAGCAACAGCTGGACCCGAGCG TGCTGCCACAGCAGAACCATGAGTTCCCAAACCAGGTGGTGGCTGTTGTACAGGAGGATGCTGTGATGAAGGAGGTGACCCCAGTGCCTGAGGACCCCTCGATGTCAGGCATCTTCAGTCAGTTATGGGAAGTGTTGCAGAGTCAATCCAACACTGATCCCGCATCTTTTTTCAATAGCATCTCATCCTCCGACCTTCCTGCAGCAGCGGGCTCTGAGCTGGGCACTCCTCAGCCTCAGGAGCAGTGCCCGGAGACCTACATTTTGCAGGTGCCAGTGGAGTGGACAGCCAAGGAGCGGGAGGAGGTGGAGCATGCTGTCCCAGTTGTCATCGAGCAGCAGCATGCTGATGAGATGAACACCACCACCTCCTGCTTCTTGGGGTGA
- the CREB3 gene encoding cyclic AMP-responsive element-binding protein 3 isoform X2 → MSYLEELSALVDEDLLDFILKDGTPFPEIPGEENNLLEGCGLLDPELLDKDTDDMINSMLRELKDEPSTLQDCLPIDSDSSISEDQHLSQSSSSNFAINHNVQVDHSYSCHLDWPMLESMRSDMAEDGSVDLGTWMCLEDPSRTLGQSSSFPTAVAGDAEHQLVPGATMQAEDQLLKDMCQKIQNKQPAQSGRRRKKSNMNGLENRMAAQNHELEKKVQLLQEQNRLLLRQLQKLQALVRQSANRTTTVKTMVIILSLYLLLSHNISALESTEQQLDPSVLPQQNHEFPNQVVAVVQEDAVMKEVTPVPEDPSMSGIFSQLWEVLQSQSNTDPASFFNSISSSDLPAAAGSELGTPQPQEQCPETYILQVPVEWTAKEREEVEHAVPVVIEQQHADEMNTTTSCFLG, encoded by the exons ATGTCGTACCTAGAAGAACTGTCTGCCCTGGTAGATGAGGACCTTCTTGACTTCATCCTGAAGGATGGTACTCCCTTCCCTGAAATCCCAGGGGAGGAGAACAATCTGCTGGAAGGCTGTGGCCTGCTAGACCCTGAG CTCCTGGACAAGGACACTGATGATATGATCAACTCCATGCTGAGAGAGTTAAAAGATGAACCAAGCACGCTGCAGGATTGTTTGCCTATTGACAGTGACAGCAGCATTTCTGAGGATCAGCATCTGTCCCAAAGCTCTAGCAGCAACTTTGCCATCAACCACAACGTGCAGGTTGATCACAGTTATTCCTGCCATCTGGATTGGCCTATGCTGGAAAGCATGAGGTCTGACATGGCAGAAGATGGTTCCGTTGACCTCG GGACATGGATGTGTTTGGAAGATCCAAGCAGGACACTGGGACAGAGCTCCAGTTTCCCCACTGCTGTTGCTGGGGATGCCGAACACCAGCTTGTGCCTGGAGCCACTATGCAG GCTGAAGACCAGCTTCTGAAGGACATGTGTCAGAAGATCCAGAACAAGCAGCCAGCCCAGAGTGGTCGTCGCAGGAAGAAGAGCAACATGAATGGCTTGGAAAACAG GATGGCAGCTCAAAACCACGAGCTGGAGAAGAaggtgcagctgctgcaggagcaaaACAG GTTACTGCTCAGGCAGTTGCAGAAACTGCAGGCCTTGGTGAGACAGTCTGCCAACAGAACTACCACAGTGAAAACCATG gttATAATTCTATCCCTCTACCTGCTTCTCTCCCACAACATCTCTGCGTTGGAGAGCACTGAGCAACAGCTGGACCCGAGCG TGCTGCCACAGCAGAACCATGAGTTCCCAAACCAGGTGGTGGCTGTTGTACAGGAGGATGCTGTGATGAAGGAGGTGACCCCAGTGCCTGAGGACCCCTCGATGTCAGGCATCTTCAGTCAGTTATGGGAAGTGTTGCAGAGTCAATCCAACACTGATCCCGCATCTTTTTTCAATAGCATCTCATCCTCCGACCTTCCTGCAGCAGCGGGCTCTGAGCTGGGCACTCCTCAGCCTCAGGAGCAGTGCCCGGAGACCTACATTTTGCAGGTGCCAGTGGAGTGGACAGCCAAGGAGCGGGAGGAGGTGGAGCATGCTGTCCCAGTTGTCATCGAGCAGCAGCATGCTGATGAGATGAACACCACCACCTCCTGCTTCTTGGGGTGA
- the LOC141918164 gene encoding avidin-like, which translates to MGSGAFTLVLALALVACVTPEERKCLLSGSWRSDTGCRMVVSFLSKDGSFSGSYLPGPAAGGSEILTSPLEGTQQDAGLVPQPTFSFTVRWQLRDSETARTTAFLGQCYVGTNGEETLHALWLLREAANSPDEDWKATRIGTSVFTRIK; encoded by the exons ATGGGAAGCGGTGCTTTCACCCTGGTCCTTGCCCTGGCCCTGGTGGCATGCGTCACTCCTGAGGAGAGGAAG TGCCTCCTCTCCGGGTCATGGCGGAGCGACACTGGCTGCCGGATGGTTGTGTCCTTCCTCAGCAAGGACGGCAGCTTCTCCGGTTCCTACCTGCCGGgtcctgctgctggtggctctgAAATCCTCACCTCACCACTGGAGGGGACCCAGCAGGATGCAGGGCTGGTCCCACAGCCCACCTTCTCCTTCACCGTGCGCTGGCAGCTCCGAG ACTCAGAGACAGCCCGGACGACCGCCTTCCTGGGCCAGTGCTATGTGGGCACCAACGGGGAGGAGACCCTGCACGCCCTGTGGCTTCTTCGAGAGGCGGCCAACAGCCCCGATGAGGACTGGAAAGCCACCCG GATTGGCACCAGTGTTTTCACCCGGATAAAATAA
- the LOC141918313 gene encoding avidin-like gives MGSGAFTLVLALALVACITPEERKCQLSGLWRNELDSLMEISAVRDNGDFQGKYLTRVTLAGGCARASPLRGTQQQPGEGGWPTFAFTVRWDKFSNVTTAFAGQCFVDTGGKETLTTMWLLREAVGSLEEDWKATRVGRNVFTRKRIRKGKILPSLSPSCEDTSSPAP, from the exons ATGGGAAGCGGTGCTTTCACCCTGGTCCTTGCCCTGGCCCTGGTGGCATGCATCACTCCTGAGGAGAGGAAG TGCCAGCTCAGTGGGCTGTGGAGGAATGAGCTGGACTCACTGATGGAGATTTCGGCAGTGAGGGACAACGGGGACTTCCAAGGGAAATACCTCACGCGGGTCACCCTTGCCGGCGGCTGTGCCCGTGCCTCCCCCCTGAGAGGCACCCAGCAGCAGCCCGGTGAGGGGGGCTGGCCCACCTTTGCCTTCACCGTGCGCTGGGACAAGTTCTCCA ATGTTACCACCGCCTTCGCGGGGCAGTGCTTCGTGGACACGGGTGGAAAGGAGACGCTGACTACCATGTGGCTGCTGCGTGAAGCCGTCGGGTCCCTTGAGGAGGACTGGAAAGCCACGAG GGTGGGCAGAAACGTCTTCACGCGCAAACGCATCCGAAAAGGAAAGATCCTGCCGAGCTTGTCCCCGTCGTGTGAAGACACATCTTCGCCTGCCCCATGA
- the LOC141918077 gene encoding avidin-like, giving the protein MSRRLLSTFALPVGAALAAAAVGNQLLCQAAEIPKGEEAGVKEEKMTNTKWWPVKKQKCPTRNDKQCNLAGLWKNDLGSEMYVSKVDDNGNFLGKYHTAVSSAQKPIKTSPLVGSQHLDKDGQCTFGFTVNWKFSDSTAVFVGQCFAEEGEEILQTSWLLREKVDSQSSNWKATRTGQNTFTRMC; this is encoded by the exons ATGAGCCGCCGCCTCCTCTCCACATTCGCCCTCCCCGTCGGGGCGGCCCTGGCCGCGGCCGCGGTGGGGAACCAG ctCCTCTGCCAGGCAGCCGAGATCCCCAAGGGGGAAGAGGCTGGTGTGAAGGAGGAAAAGATGACCAACACCAAGTGGTGGCCAGTTAAAAAGCAGAAATGCCCCACAAGGAATGACAAG CAATGCAACCTGGCTGGCTTGTGGAAGAATGACCTGGGCTCCGAGATGTACGTGTCTAAGGTGGACGACAACGGCAACTTCTTGGGCAAGTACCACACTGCCGTGTCAAGTGCCCAGAAACCCATCAAGACCTCCCCACTTGTCGGCTCCCAGCACTTGGATAAGGACGGGCAGTGCACCTTCGGCTTCACCGTCAACTGGAAGTTTTCTG ACTCCACAGCTGTCTTCGTGGGCCAGTGCTTTGCTGAGGAAGGTGAGGAGATCCTGCAGACCTCCTGGCTGCTGCGGGAGAAGGTTGACTCCCAGTCCAGCAACTGGAAAGCCACCAG AACTGGCCAAAACACCTTCACTCGGATGTGCTGA